In one window of Brachymonas denitrificans DNA:
- a CDS encoding type II toxin-antitoxin system VapC family toxin produces the protein MKVAVDTNVLVRAVVRDDPAQADVAAAVLTDAELIAVALPCLCEFVWVLLRVYGFQQADAASAIRALLAAANVEVNRPAVEAGLLVLDAGGDFADGVIAYEGNWLGGETFVSFDKKAVALLTAQGQSTRLL, from the coding sequence ATGAAGGTCGCAGTCGATACCAACGTCCTTGTGCGTGCGGTTGTGCGTGACGATCCCGCACAAGCGGACGTTGCCGCCGCAGTCTTGACCGACGCCGAGTTGATCGCGGTCGCGCTGCCGTGCCTATGCGAATTTGTTTGGGTGCTGCTGCGTGTCTACGGCTTCCAGCAAGCCGACGCGGCCAGCGCGATCCGGGCACTACTGGCCGCCGCGAATGTGGAAGTGAACCGGCCTGCCGTGGAGGCTGGCTTGCTGGTGCTCGACGCGGGCGGAGACTTTGCCGATGGCGTCATTGCCTACGAAGGCAACTGGCTTGGCGGGGAAACCTTCGTTTCCTTCGATAAGAAGGCGGTGGCACTTCTCACGGCGCAAGGGCAATCAACGCGCCTTTTGTGA
- a CDS encoding AbrB/MazE/SpoVT family DNA-binding domain-containing protein: protein MTTLTVTARGQVTFRKDVLQHLGIRPGDKIELDLLPDGRGVLKAARPAGTIASFVGLLAGKTQKVATIEEINEAAAQGWAGKQ, encoded by the coding sequence ATGACCACATTGACCGTTACCGCACGGGGACAAGTGACGTTTCGGAAGGACGTACTGCAACACCTCGGCATCAGGCCAGGCGACAAGATCGAGCTGGACTTGTTGCCAGACGGTCGGGGCGTGCTCAAGGCGGCACGGCCCGCAGGGACGATAGCCAGCTTTGTCGGCCTGCTCGCGGGCAAGACGCAGAAGGTTGCCACCATCGAAGAAATCAACGAGGCGGCGGCGCAAGGCTGGGCAGGTAAGCAATGA
- a CDS encoding recombinase family protein — translation MALIGYARVSTAEQDTALQTDALRKAGCERVFEDTASGAKADRPGLADALAYLRDGDVLAVWRLDRLGRSMPHLIETIGALEARGVGFRSLTEAIDTTTPGGRLIFHVFGALGQFERDLIRERTKAGLTAAAARGRKGGRKPVVTADKLQRAREHIANGLNVREAATRLKVSKTALYTALQSTSAADS, via the coding sequence ATGGCACTGATCGGCTATGCGCGGGTATCGACGGCGGAACAGGACACCGCCTTGCAGACGGATGCGCTACGCAAGGCAGGCTGCGAGCGCGTTTTCGAGGACACGGCTTCCGGGGCCAAGGCCGACCGCCCCGGCTTGGCTGATGCGCTGGCCTACCTGCGCGACGGCGACGTGCTGGCCGTCTGGCGGCTGGATCGGCTCGGGCGCTCTATGCCGCACCTAATCGAAACGATAGGCGCGCTGGAAGCGCGAGGCGTCGGCTTCCGTTCTCTGACGGAAGCCATCGACACCACCACGCCAGGCGGGCGGCTCATCTTCCACGTGTTCGGCGCGCTGGGCCAGTTCGAGCGCGACTTGATCCGCGAGCGCACCAAGGCCGGGTTGACTGCCGCCGCCGCTCGTGGGAGGAAGGGCGGGCGAAAGCCGGTTGTCACCGCCGACAAGTTGCAGCGAGCGCGGGAGCACATCGCCAACGGGCTTAATGTCCGAGAGGCCGCTACACGGCTCAAGGTGAGCAAGACGGCCCTGTACACCGCGCTGCAATCCACCAGTGCAGCCGACTCCTGA
- a CDS encoding IS6-like element IS26 family transposase gives MNPFKGRHFQRDIILWAVRWYCKYGISYRELQEMLAERGVNVDHSTIYRWVQRYAPEMEKRLRWYWRNPSDLCPWHMDETYVKVNGRWAYLYRAVDSRGRTVDFYLSSRRNSKAAYRFLGKILNNVKKWQIPRFINTDKAPAYGRALALLKREGRCPSDVEHRQIKYRNNVIECDHGKLKRIIGATLGFKSMKTAYATIKGIEVMRALRKGQASAFYYGDPLGEMRLVSRVFEM, from the coding sequence ATGAACCCATTCAAAGGCCGGCATTTTCAGCGTGACATCATTCTGTGGGCCGTACGCTGGTACTGCAAATACGGCATCAGTTACCGTGAGCTGCAGGAGATGCTGGCTGAACGCGGAGTGAATGTCGATCACTCCACGATTTACCGCTGGGTTCAGCGTTATGCGCCTGAAATGGAAAAACGGCTGCGCTGGTACTGGCGTAACCCTTCCGATCTTTGCCCGTGGCACATGGATGAAACCTACGTGAAGGTCAATGGCCGCTGGGCGTATCTGTACCGGGCCGTCGACAGCCGGGGCCGCACTGTCGATTTTTATCTCTCCTCCCGTCGTAACAGCAAAGCTGCATACCGGTTTCTGGGTAAAATCCTCAACAACGTGAAGAAGTGGCAGATCCCGCGATTCATCAACACGGATAAAGCGCCCGCCTATGGTCGCGCGCTTGCTCTGCTCAAACGCGAAGGCCGGTGCCCGTCTGACGTTGAACACCGACAGATTAAGTACCGGAACAACGTGATTGAATGCGATCATGGCAAACTGAAACGGATAATCGGCGCCACGCTGGGATTTAAATCCATGAAGACGGCTTACGCCACCATCAAAGGTATTGAGGTGATGCGTGCACTACGCAAAGGCCAGGCCTCAGCATTTTATTATGGTGATCCCCTGGGCGAAATGCGCCTGGTAAGCAGAGTTTTTGAAATGTAA
- the msr(E) gene encoding ABC-F type ribosomal protection protein Msr(E), producing MSLIIKARNIRLDYAGRDVLDIDELEIHSYDRIGLVGDNGAGKSSLLKVLNGEIVLAEATLQRFGDFAHISQLGGIEIETVEDRAMLSRLGVSNVQNDTMSGGEETRAKIAAAFSQQVHGILADEPTSHLDLNGIDLLIGQLKAFDGALLVISHDRYFLDMVVDKIWELKDGKITEYWGGYSDYLRQKEEERQHQAVEYELMMKERERLESAVQEKRQQANRLDNKKKGEKSKNSTESAGRLGHAKMTGTKQRKLYQAAKSMEKRLAALEDIQAPEHLRSIRFRQSSALELHNKFPITADGLSLKFGSRTIFDDANFIIPLGAKVAITGSNGTGKTSLLKMISERADGLTISPKAEIGYFTQTGYKFNTHKSVLSFMQEECEYTVAEIRAVLASMGIGANDIQKNLSDLSGGEIIKLLLSKMLLGKYNILLMDEPGNYLDLKSIAALETMMKSYAGTIIFVSHDKQLVDNIADIIYEIKDHKIIKTFERDC from the coding sequence ATGAGTTTAATTATTAAAGCGAGAAACATACGCTTGGATTATGCTGGGCGTGATGTTTTGGATATTGATGAATTGGAAATTCACTCTTATGACCGTATTGGTCTTGTGGGTGATAACGGAGCAGGAAAGAGTAGTTTACTCAAAGTACTTAATGGCGAAATTGTTTTAGCCGAAGCGACATTACAGCGTTTTGGTGATTTTGCACATATCAGCCAACTGGGCGGAATCGAAATAGAAACGGTCGAAGACCGGGCAATGTTATCTCGCCTTGGTGTTTCCAATGTACAAAACGACACAATGAGTGGCGGAGAGGAAACTCGTGCAAAAATTGCTGCCGCATTTTCCCAACAAGTACATGGCATTCTAGCGGATGAACCAACCAGCCACCTTGATCTCAATGGAATAGATCTACTTATTGGTCAACTTAAAGCATTTGATGGAGCATTACTTGTTATCAGTCATGACCGATATTTTCTTGATATGGTTGTAGACAAGATATGGGAGTTAAAAGACGGTAAAATTACGGAATATTGGGGTGGTTACTCGGATTACTTGCGTCAAAAAGAAGAAGAGCGACAACACCAAGCCGTAGAATATGAGCTGATGATGAAGGAACGGGAGCGATTAGAATCTGCTGTGCAAGAAAAACGCCAGCAAGCTAATCGATTAGACAATAAGAAAAAAGGAGAAAAATCCAAAAACTCTACCGAAAGTGCTGGACGACTTGGGCATGCAAAAATGACTGGCACCAAGCAAAGAAAACTGTATCAGGCAGCTAAGAGTATGGAAAAGCGTTTGGCTGCATTAGAAGATATTCAAGCACCAGAGCATTTGCGTTCTATTCGTTTTCGTCAAAGTTCAGCCCTAGAACTGCACAATAAGTTCCCGATTACGGCAGATGGTCTGAGCTTAAAATTTGGTAGCCGTACTATCTTTGATGACGCTAACTTTATAATACCGCTTGGCGCTAAAGTCGCTATAACTGGATCGAATGGAACAGGGAAAACGTCCTTGTTAAAAATGATATCAGAACGTGCTGATGGATTAACCATATCTCCAAAAGCTGAAATTGGCTACTTTACACAAACAGGATATAAATTTAACACGCATAAATCTGTGCTCTCCTTTATGCAGGAAGAGTGCGAGTACACAGTTGCGGAAATTCGTGCAGTATTGGCTTCAATGGGGATCGGAGCGAATGATATTCAAAAAAACTTATCCGACTTATCGGGAGGTGAAATCATCAAACTGCTTTTATCCAAAATGCTTTTAGGAAAATATAATATTTTGCTTATGGATGAACCAGGAAACTATCTTGACCTAAAAAGTATTGCCGCATTAGAAACAATGATGAAGTCCTATGCAGGAACTATTATCTTCGTATCTCATGACAAGCAATTGGTCGATAATATTGCTGACATTATCTACGAGATCAAAGACCACAAAATCATCAAGACTTTTGAGAGAGATTGTTAA
- a CDS encoding Mph(E) family macrolide 2'-phosphotransferase, with translation MTIQDIQSLAEAHGLLLTDKMNFNEMGIDFKVVFALDTKGQQWLLRIPRRDGMREQIKKEKRILELVKKHLSVEVPDWRISSTELVAYPILKDNPVLNLDAETYEIIWNMDKDSPKYITSLAKTLFEIHSIPEKEVRENDLKIMKPSDLRPEIANNLQLVKSEIGISEQLETRYRKWLDNDVLWADFTQFIHGDLYAGHVLASKDGAVSGVIDWSTAHIDDPAIDFAGHVTLFGEESLKTLIIEYEKLGGKVWNKLYEQTLERAAASPLMYGLFALETQNESLIVGAKAQLGVI, from the coding sequence ATGACAATTCAAGATATTCAATCACTTGCTGAAGCACACGGCTTGTTGCTTACGGACAAAATGAATTTCAATGAAATGGGCATTGATTTTAAGGTCGTTTTTGCTCTTGATACAAAGGGGCAACAATGGTTGCTGCGTATTCCTCGTCGTGATGGCATGAGGGAACAAATCAAGAAAGAAAAACGCATTTTAGAATTGGTAAAAAAACATCTTTCTGTAGAGGTTCCTGATTGGAGAATTTCATCTACAGAATTAGTGGCTTATCCCATACTTAAAGATAATCCTGTTTTAAATTTGGATGCTGAAACCTATGAAATAATTTGGAATATGGACAAAGATAGCCCGAAATACATAACATCTTTGGCAAAAACCTTATTTGAAATCCATAGTATTCCTGAAAAAGAAGTTCGGGAAAATGATTTGAAAATTATGAAACCTTCAGATTTAAGACCTGAAATAGCAAACAATTTGCAGTTAGTAAAATCTGAAATTGGTATAAGTGAGCAATTGGAAACCCGCTACAGAAAATGGTTGGATAATGATGTTCTATGGGCAGATTTCACCCAATTTATACATGGCGATTTATATGCTGGGCATGTACTAGCTTCAAAGGATGGAGCTGTTTCAGGCGTTATTGATTGGTCAACAGCCCATATAGATGACCCAGCGATTGATTTTGCTGGGCATGTAACTTTGTTTGGAGAAGAAAGCCTCAAAACTCTAATCATCGAGTATGAAAAACTAGGGGGTAAAGTTTGGAATAAACTATATGAACAGACTTTAGAAAGAGCAGCGGCCTCTCCTTTGATGTATGGTTTATTTGCCTTAGAAACTCAAAATGAAAGCCTTATCGTTGGAGCAAAAGCTCAGTTGGGAGTTATATAA
- a CDS encoding mobilization protein, with amino-acid sequence MNAYSSALMLGMVSQDDGIGLMSVTETLDSKIKAQEEKLKQLKAQRQAALARERAKEKEQARKDDTRRKILIGSCMLKITEDDEQARAKLIAQMDKYLTDERDRKLFNL; translated from the coding sequence TTGAATGCATATTCAAGTGCGCTTATGTTAGGGATGGTTTCCCAGGATGATGGTATTGGATTAATGAGCGTTACTGAAACACTAGACAGCAAAATCAAAGCACAGGAAGAAAAGCTAAAGCAGTTAAAGGCTCAAAGACAGGCAGCACTGGCAAGAGAACGTGCTAAAGAGAAAGAACAAGCTCGAAAGGATGATACCAGACGCAAAATTTTAATTGGATCCTGTATGCTAAAGATCACTGAAGATGATGAACAAGCCAGAGCTAAATTAATTGCTCAGATGGATAAGTATTTAACAGATGAGCGTGACCGAAAGCTTTTTAATTTATAA
- a CDS encoding tyrosine-type recombinase/integrase: MSGLISYSELQQSAPLPVAIDYPAALALRQMALIQGKLPKYLLAPEVSALHHYVPDLHRRMLLATLWNTYICINEALALTLSDFSLVPPYHC, translated from the coding sequence ATGAGCGGCCTCATTTCTTATTCTGAGTTACAACAGTCCGCACCGCTGCCGGTAGCTATTGACTATCCGGCTGCACTAGCCCTGCGTCAGATGGCTCTGATCCAAGGCAAACTGCCAAAATATCTGCTGGCACCGGAAGTCAGCGCCCTGCACCATTATGTTCCGGATCTGCATCGCAGGATGCTGCTGGCTACCCTGTGGAACACCTACATCTGTATTAACGAAGCGCTGGCATTGACCCTGAGTGATTTTTCTCTGGTGCCGCCTTATCACTGTTGA
- a CDS encoding type VI secretion protein, whose protein sequence is MRTRGQDPTLPEMRRVRLLEMADAMDMFCQGLVCAFTVLRKN, encoded by the coding sequence ATGCGCACCCGTGGCCAGGACCCAACGCTGCCCGAGATGCGCCGCGTGCGGCTGCTGGAGATGGCGGACGCGATGGATATGTTCTGCCAAGGGTTGGTTTGCGCATTCACAGTTCTCCGCAAGAATTGA
- the tet(C) gene encoding tetracycline efflux MFS transporter Tet(C), with amino-acid sequence MKSNNALIVILGTVTLDAVGIGLVMPVLPGLLRDIVHSDSIASHYGVLLALYALMQFLCAPVLGALSDRFGRRPVLLASLLGATIDYAIMATTPVLWILYAGRIVAGITGATGAVAGAYIADITDGEDRARHFGLMSACFGVGMVAGPVAGGLLGAISLHAPFLAAAVLNGLNLLLGCFLMQESHKGERRPMPLRAFNPVSSFRWARGMTIVAALMTVFFIMQLVGQVPAALWVIFGEDRFRWSATMIGLSLAVFGILHALAQAFVTGPATKRFGEKQAIIAGMAADALGYVLLAFATRGWMAFPIMILLASGGIGMPALQAMLSRQVDDDHQGQLQGSLAALTSLTSIIGPLIFTAIYAASASTWNGLAWIVGAALYLVCLPALRRGAWSRATST; translated from the coding sequence ATGAAATCTAACAATGCGCTCATCGTCATCCTCGGCACCGTCACCCTGGATGCTGTAGGCATAGGCTTGGTTATGCCGGTACTGCCGGGCCTCTTGCGGGATATCGTCCATTCCGACAGCATCGCCAGTCACTATGGCGTGCTGCTAGCGCTATATGCGTTGATGCAATTTCTATGCGCACCCGTTCTCGGAGCACTGTCCGACCGCTTTGGCCGCCGCCCAGTCCTGCTCGCTTCGCTACTTGGAGCCACTATCGACTACGCGATCATGGCGACCACACCCGTCCTGTGGATCCTCTACGCCGGACGCATCGTGGCCGGCATCACCGGCGCCACAGGTGCGGTTGCTGGCGCCTATATCGCCGACATCACCGATGGGGAAGATCGGGCTCGCCACTTCGGGCTCATGAGCGCTTGTTTCGGCGTGGGTATGGTGGCAGGCCCCGTGGCCGGGGGACTGTTGGGCGCCATCTCCTTGCATGCACCATTCCTTGCGGCGGCGGTGCTCAACGGCCTCAACCTACTACTGGGCTGCTTCCTAATGCAGGAGTCGCATAAGGGAGAGCGTCGACCGATGCCCTTGAGAGCCTTCAACCCAGTCAGCTCCTTCCGGTGGGCGCGGGGCATGACTATCGTCGCCGCACTTATGACTGTCTTCTTTATCATGCAACTCGTAGGACAGGTGCCGGCAGCGCTCTGGGTCATTTTCGGCGAGGACCGCTTTCGCTGGAGCGCGACGATGATCGGCCTGTCGCTTGCGGTATTCGGAATCTTGCACGCCCTCGCTCAAGCCTTCGTCACTGGTCCCGCCACCAAACGTTTCGGCGAGAAGCAGGCCATTATCGCCGGCATGGCGGCCGACGCGCTGGGCTACGTCTTGCTGGCGTTCGCGACGCGAGGCTGGATGGCCTTCCCCATTATGATTCTTCTCGCTTCCGGCGGCATCGGGATGCCCGCGTTGCAGGCCATGCTGTCCAGGCAGGTAGATGACGACCATCAGGGACAGCTTCAAGGATCGCTCGCGGCTCTTACCAGCCTAACTTCGATCATTGGACCGCTGATCTTCACGGCGATTTATGCCGCCTCGGCGAGCACATGGAACGGGTTGGCATGGATTGTAGGCGCCGCCCTATACCTTGTCTGCCTCCCCGCGTTGCGTCGCGGTGCATGGAGCCGGGCCACCTCGACCTGA
- the tetR(C) gene encoding tetracycline resistance transcriptional repressor TetR(C) — protein sequence MNKLQREAVIRTALELLNDVGMEGLTTRRLAERLGVQQPALYWHFKNKRALLDALAEAMLTINHTHSTPRDDDDWRSFLKGNACSFRRALLAYRDGARIHAGTRPAAPQMEKADAQLRFLCDAGFSAGDATYALMAISYFTVGAVLEQQASEADAEERGEDQLTTSASTMPARLQSAMKIVYEGGPDAAFERGLALIIGGLEKMRLTTNDIEVLKNVDE from the coding sequence ATGAACAAGCTCCAACGCGAGGCCGTGATCCGAACCGCGCTCGAACTGCTTAACGACGTGGGCATGGAAGGTCTAACGACGCGCCGACTGGCTGAGCGCCTCGGGGTGCAACAGCCAGCGCTCTACTGGCATTTCAAGAACAAGCGTGCGTTGCTCGACGCACTTGCCGAAGCCATGCTGACGATAAATCACACGCATTCGACGCCAAGGGATGACGACGACTGGCGTTCGTTCCTGAAGGGCAATGCATGCAGTTTTCGACGGGCGTTGCTCGCTTATCGCGATGGCGCGCGTATTCATGCCGGGACGCGGCCAGCCGCGCCGCAGATGGAAAAAGCCGACGCGCAGCTTCGCTTCCTTTGCGATGCTGGCTTTTCGGCAGGTGACGCGACCTATGCGTTGATGGCAATCAGCTACTTCACCGTCGGCGCTGTTCTTGAGCAGCAAGCTAGCGAGGCAGACGCCGAGGAGCGGGGCGAAGATCAGTTGACCACCTCAGCGTCTACGATGCCGGCGCGCCTACAGAGCGCGATGAAAATCGTCTACGAAGGCGGTCCGGACGCGGCATTCGAGCGAGGCCTGGCTCTCATCATCGGCGGTCTTGAAAAAATGAGGCTCACTACGAACGACATTGAGGTGCTGAAGAATGTTGACGAATGA
- a CDS encoding helix-turn-helix domain-containing protein yields the protein MLTNDRGRQVRRARLLRHMKQSHLAELMGVDQATVSRWERGTLALSDGRWSAVLQLLTGPSDSSYDAALKRLVQSSAHKVHLVATGHIVCSRHLRPGKGNCGLT from the coding sequence ATGTTGACGAATGACAGGGGGCGGCAGGTGCGGAGGGCGCGGTTGCTTCGTCATATGAAGCAAAGTCACCTAGCTGAATTAATGGGTGTGGATCAGGCAACCGTGTCGCGCTGGGAGCGGGGCACCCTTGCATTGTCGGATGGGAGGTGGTCAGCGGTTCTTCAATTGCTTACCGGGCCTTCCGATTCATCGTACGACGCTGCGCTGAAGCGTCTGGTGCAATCCTCCGCCCACAAAGTCCATCTGGTAGCGACCGGACACATTGTTTGCTCGCGGCATCTCCGGCCAGGCAAAGGGAATTGCGGATTGACCTAG
- a CDS encoding helix-turn-helix domain-containing protein: MGKPKSTDLVVQPPLAIPLNIDPEKDSYIIKGGAGVAVAHVKKPSGEVFSVHVRANGAFRQMTHFDPSQLTVDERRRLELDLYEKGHTQSDIADLVGVKQPTVAHDLKLMRKANGS, encoded by the coding sequence ATGGGGAAACCCAAGAGTACCGATCTGGTCGTGCAGCCCCCGCTGGCAATTCCTCTGAACATTGATCCTGAAAAGGACAGCTACATCATCAAGGGAGGGGCAGGTGTAGCGGTAGCTCACGTCAAGAAGCCTTCCGGCGAAGTTTTTTCCGTCCACGTCCGCGCGAATGGTGCCTTTCGCCAAATGACCCACTTCGATCCATCGCAGTTGACGGTCGATGAGCGTCGTCGCTTGGAATTGGACTTGTACGAGAAGGGCCACACACAAAGCGACATCGCCGACCTCGTAGGCGTGAAGCAACCAACCGTGGCTCACGACTTGAAATTGATGCGCAAAGCCAACGGCTCTTGA
- the traI gene encoding TraI/MobA(P) family conjugative relaxase, producing the protein MILKLIPLDLDKAGRKSKATNIADLTEYIAVPDDAARLTRLGYHIDQDGVIHGGDGEQPEKVLYLTTRGFNTNTFKGQQAEMTALAMECKKSKYPIQHWVASWHEDEQPTPEQIEELLDVFLEQLKLQKHQVIAALHKDTDNIHLHISINKVSPETYQVVKPAKGWWKEAAQRTVAIIEHRQGWRPERRARYTVMDDGTVARVGKLDGVPTVPTRAGDMENRTGQKSAARIVIEEAGELIRSAASWAELHQGLAERGMRYVKAGGGAHIYVGDQAVKASTAGHWCSLPKLTKRLGAFEPADPAVVPVERKPEPLRPDLPGWDDYITAAKHHRAHLAQRLREEKERYERELAQFRAQKAERSAAIAVQNWKGKGELLNAMRSVAAAEAKQVELEIRERHRREAKALRDAREAWPEYNEWLSKWFSLEDAGDFRYHRHEPLRLEGDGDNDALPRDLRAFAGEIVGSTVEYRRQGAAGGVSEAVSFTDHGRRIDVQEAHDEAATLAALQLGAAKWGKVTVFGSDEYKSTCVRLAAEHGIRIANPELQAQVEAAKEARKAAREEAMRTPQMKLFEQYHAAIGADRYTLTSIKMAADHRKAFVLGGKDGVEAAVVERRMRELLRFHARGENLYYTPRSERMHHVLVDDLTDASLRQMLADGYRPAVVLESSPGKLQAILNVPKLGRTDDQDVGNRLIVALNKQYGDPKLQACIHPHRAAGFENRKWEPGAPAPKYQRPDGTFPVVELRHAVACTCDKAYAMSCVVARQLDEEVRVAQERRPAMPAAARTAPPANAYEAHYRDIAARHKGDGIDLSRVDSMIAVRLRATGHGQDEIATVLEACAPSIRTADEGRNWHDYAQRTARYAFGPDGSRMLAKIERYREDFLRLEGRDPALEGPRMGA; encoded by the coding sequence GTGATCCTCAAGTTGATCCCTCTCGATCTGGATAAGGCCGGTCGCAAGTCCAAGGCGACCAACATCGCTGACTTGACCGAGTACATCGCCGTGCCCGATGACGCGGCCCGCCTGACTCGCCTCGGGTATCACATCGACCAAGACGGCGTGATTCACGGCGGGGACGGTGAGCAGCCGGAGAAGGTGCTTTACCTGACGACGCGCGGGTTCAACACAAATACCTTCAAGGGGCAGCAGGCCGAGATGACCGCCCTCGCGATGGAGTGCAAGAAGTCCAAGTACCCGATCCAGCACTGGGTTGCATCGTGGCATGAGGATGAGCAGCCCACACCCGAGCAAATTGAGGAATTGCTGGATGTGTTTCTGGAACAGCTCAAGCTCCAGAAACATCAAGTCATTGCGGCGTTGCATAAGGACACCGACAACATCCACCTGCACATCTCGATCAACAAGGTCAGCCCGGAAACCTATCAGGTCGTGAAGCCTGCGAAGGGTTGGTGGAAAGAGGCGGCACAGCGCACGGTGGCCATCATTGAACATCGCCAAGGTTGGCGGCCGGAGCGACGGGCACGCTACACGGTGATGGACGATGGAACCGTTGCCCGTGTTGGCAAGTTGGATGGCGTTCCCACTGTCCCGACTCGTGCCGGTGACATGGAAAACCGGACGGGCCAAAAGAGCGCAGCGCGCATCGTCATCGAAGAAGCTGGTGAGCTGATCCGGTCGGCTGCAAGCTGGGCCGAGCTGCACCAAGGCCTCGCCGAGCGCGGAATGCGCTACGTCAAAGCCGGTGGCGGGGCGCACATCTACGTTGGCGATCAAGCCGTGAAGGCCAGTACGGCGGGCCACTGGTGCAGCTTGCCGAAGCTCACCAAGCGGCTTGGCGCTTTTGAACCTGCTGACCCTGCTGTCGTGCCTGTGGAGCGCAAGCCTGAGCCGTTGCGGCCGGACTTGCCCGGCTGGGATGACTACATCACAGCCGCGAAGCATCATCGCGCACACCTCGCGCAAAGGCTGCGCGAAGAGAAGGAGCGCTACGAGCGCGAGCTGGCCCAGTTCCGTGCCCAGAAGGCGGAGCGCAGCGCGGCCATTGCCGTCCAGAACTGGAAGGGTAAGGGCGAGCTGTTGAACGCCATGCGAAGCGTGGCAGCGGCCGAGGCCAAGCAGGTCGAGCTGGAAATCCGGGAGCGACATCGGCGCGAAGCCAAGGCGCTGCGGGATGCCCGAGAAGCATGGCCTGAATACAACGAGTGGCTGTCCAAGTGGTTCAGCCTAGAGGACGCTGGCGACTTCCGCTACCACCGGCACGAGCCGCTGCGTCTTGAAGGCGATGGCGACAACGATGCCTTGCCTCGCGATCTTCGCGCCTTCGCGGGCGAGATTGTTGGCAGCACGGTCGAGTACCGCCGCCAAGGGGCGGCGGGGGGTGTGTCTGAGGCTGTCTCATTCACTGACCACGGCCGTCGCATCGACGTTCAGGAGGCCCACGACGAGGCTGCGACCTTGGCCGCGTTGCAGCTTGGCGCTGCCAAGTGGGGGAAGGTCACAGTGTTCGGCTCGGATGAATACAAGTCAACCTGTGTTCGGCTCGCTGCGGAGCACGGCATCCGCATCGCGAACCCTGAGCTGCAAGCGCAGGTGGAAGCGGCCAAGGAAGCACGGAAGGCAGCACGGGAGGAAGCAATGCGCACGCCCCAGATGAAGCTCTTTGAGCAGTACCACGCAGCCATCGGTGCGGACAGGTACACCCTCACGTCGATCAAGATGGCTGCCGACCATCGAAAGGCCTTTGTGCTGGGTGGCAAGGACGGCGTGGAAGCAGCAGTGGTGGAGCGCCGGATGCGGGAGCTGTTGCGTTTCCACGCTCGCGGCGAGAACCTTTACTACACCCCGCGAAGCGAGCGGATGCACCATGTGCTGGTCGATGACCTGACCGATGCCAGCCTGCGCCAGATGCTCGCCGATGGCTACCGGCCTGCGGTGGTTCTGGAATCGAGTCCGGGCAAGTTGCAGGCAATCCTCAATGTGCCGAAGCTGGGCCGAACGGACGATCAGGACGTGGGCAATCGCCTCATCGTTGCCCTCAACAAGCAGTATGGCGACCCGAAGCTGCAAGCCTGCATCCACCCACATCGTGCGGCGGGGTTCGAGAACCGCAAATGGGAGCCGGGTGCGCCTGCGCCGAAGTACCAGCGGCCGGACGGAACCTTCCCGGTGGTGGAGCTGCGTCACGCCGTGGCCTGCACATGCGACAAGGCATACGCAATGAGCTGTGTCGTTGCTCGCCAGCTCGACGAGGAAGTCCGCGTGGCACAAGAGCGGAGGCCTGCCATGCCTGCTGCTGCGCGCACTGCGCCGCCTGCCAATGCCTACGAGGCGCACTACCGCGACATTGCTGCGCGACACAAGGGCGACGGGATCGACCTGTCGCGCGTGGACTCCATGATCGCCGTGCGGCTACGGGCCACCGGGCACGGTCAGGATGAGATCGCCACCGTCCTTGAGGCCTGCGCGCCGTCGATTCGCACCGCCGACGAGGGCCGGAACTGGCATGATTATGCCCAGCGGACAGCGCGCTACGCATTCGGCCCGGACGGCTCCCGGATGCTGGCCAAGATCGAGCGCTACCGGGAGGACTTCCTGCGGCTCGAAGGTCGCGATCCAGCCCTTGAAGGGCCAAGGATGGGAGCTTGA